In the Streptobacillus moniliformis DSM 12112 genome, one interval contains:
- the purF gene encoding amidophosphoribosyltransferase → MSNTKMVKRIEEGGVFALYSKTLRDDLVSISYYGLYALQHRGQESAGVTICDALSEDIRHKTIKGKGLVSDVFSVDDLKSYVGNILVAHVKYGIESGTSYRNYQPLRGDSLLGKVSIVHAGNLINTNKIVLELLEEGSMFQTETDTEIILKLIGKNAKYGYRNAILNTIKSIEGAFAIATIIEDKLVAIRDPHGIRPLCLGQFEDGTYVVASESCAIDSIGATFIRDIEPGEMIIIDRNGIESIKYDDRKERSYSSFEYIYFARPDSVMDGLSVYKARHSCGRYLYEQNPILADLVIGVPDSGVAAGIGFSEASGIPYATALLKNKYIGRTFIMPGQASREMAVRLKLNAMKTLIAGKRVVVVDDSLVRGTTSKILIKILYEAGASEVHFRSASPVVISESYFGASIASDKELIGNSMNIDEIREYIGATTLEYLSIENLVKALNGLDCNLDCFK, encoded by the coding sequence ATGAGTAACACAAAAATGGTAAAGAGAATTGAGGAAGGTGGTGTATTTGCACTTTATTCAAAAACATTAAGAGATGACTTAGTATCAATCTCTTATTACGGACTTTATGCATTACAGCATAGAGGGCAAGAAAGTGCAGGAGTAACAATTTGTGATGCATTATCTGAAGATATTAGGCACAAAACAATTAAAGGGAAGGGGCTTGTATCTGATGTATTTTCAGTTGATGATTTAAAAAGTTATGTTGGAAATATATTAGTAGCTCATGTTAAATATGGAATTGAAAGTGGAACTTCATATAGAAATTATCAACCATTAAGAGGGGACTCATTACTAGGTAAGGTATCTATTGTACATGCTGGGAATTTAATAAATACAAATAAAATTGTTTTAGAACTTTTAGAAGAAGGTTCAATGTTTCAAACTGAAACAGATACAGAAATTATACTAAAACTTATAGGTAAAAATGCAAAATATGGTTATAGAAATGCAATATTAAATACAATAAAAAGTATAGAAGGAGCATTTGCCATTGCAACTATTATAGAAGATAAATTAGTAGCAATAAGAGATCCTCATGGTATAAGACCTCTTTGTTTAGGTCAGTTTGAGGATGGAACTTATGTAGTTGCATCAGAATCTTGTGCTATTGATAGTATTGGTGCAACCTTTATTAGAGATATAGAACCTGGAGAAATGATAATAATAGATCGAAATGGAATAGAATCAATTAAATATGATGATAGAAAAGAAAGATCTTATTCATCTTTTGAATATATATATTTTGCAAGACCTGATAGTGTTATGGATGGATTAAGTGTATATAAAGCAAGACATTCTTGTGGTAGATATCTTTATGAACAAAATCCTATTCTTGCAGATTTAGTAATAGGTGTTCCTGATTCAGGAGTAGCTGCTGGTATTGGATTTTCAGAAGCAAGTGGAATACCTTATGCAACTGCATTATTGAAAAATAAGTATATAGGTAGAACCTTTATAATGCCAGGACAGGCTTCAAGAGAAATGGCAGTTAGATTAAAATTAAATGCAATGAAAACATTAATAGCTGGGAAAAGAGTTGTAGTAGTTGATGATTCACTGGTTCGTGGAACAACTTCTAAAATATTAATAAAAATACTTTATGAGGCTGGAGCAAGTGAAGTTCATTTTAGATCAGCTTCACCTGTTGTAATAAGTGAATCATATTTTGGAGCAAGCATAGCTAGTGATAAGGAATTAATAGGAAATAGTATGAATATTGATGAAATAAGGGAATATATAGGTGCAACTACATTAGAGTATTTATCAATAGAAAATTTAGTGAAAGCCTTAAATGGTTTAGATTGTAATTTAGATTGTTTTAAATAA
- the purM gene encoding phosphoribosylformylglycinamidine cyclo-ligase encodes MSNSYKASGVDKEEGYKAVKLMKEKVIKTHNGSVLNNLGSFGAMYELGKYNNPVLVSGTDGVGTKLHIALKQKKYDTVGIDAVAMCVNDILCHGAKPLFFLDYLACGKLNAEVAAEIVSGIAQGCLEAKVSLIGGETAEMPGFYKIGDYDIAGFCVGVVEKDKIVNGSKVKHGDIIIGLASSGFHSNGYSLIRKIFSDYDEEILGKKIDEILLTPTRIYVENVLKILDKFNVNGMAHITGGGLIENLPRAMGENMSPVVFKNNLIVPDIFKELQRRGDISEEEMFGTFNMGVGFTLIVDSKDVDNILEELNNLGEKAFIIGHVEKGDNTLCLK; translated from the coding sequence ATGTCAAATTCATATAAAGCATCTGGTGTAGATAAAGAAGAGGGATACAAGGCTGTAAAATTAATGAAAGAAAAAGTGATAAAAACCCATAATGGCTCAGTTTTAAATAATTTGGGAAGTTTTGGTGCAATGTATGAACTTGGGAAGTATAATAACCCTGTTCTTGTTTCAGGAACTGATGGAGTAGGAACTAAATTACACATAGCATTAAAACAAAAAAAGTATGATACGGTGGGAATAGATGCAGTTGCTATGTGTGTAAACGATATATTATGTCATGGTGCTAAACCTTTGTTTTTCCTTGATTATTTAGCTTGTGGGAAACTAAATGCAGAAGTTGCAGCAGAAATTGTATCTGGAATAGCACAAGGATGTCTTGAAGCTAAAGTTTCTTTGATAGGTGGGGAAACAGCAGAAATGCCAGGTTTCTATAAAATAGGGGATTATGACATAGCTGGATTTTGTGTAGGAGTTGTTGAAAAAGATAAGATAGTAAATGGCTCAAAAGTAAAGCATGGGGATATAATAATAGGGCTGGCTTCAAGTGGATTTCATAGTAATGGATATTCATTAATAAGAAAAATATTTTCAGATTATGATGAAGAGATTTTAGGTAAGAAAATTGATGAAATTTTACTTACACCTACGAGAATTTATGTTGAAAATGTACTTAAAATCTTAGATAAGTTTAATGTTAATGGTATGGCACATATTACAGGTGGTGGATTAATAGAAAATTTGCCTAGAGCTATGGGAGAAAATATGTCGCCAGTAGTATTTAAAAATAATTTGATAGTTCCAGATATATTTAAAGAATTACAAAGAAGAGGGGATATAAGTGAGGAAGAGATGTTTGGAACATTTAATATGGGAGTAGGATTTACTTTAATTGTTGATTCAAAAGATGTAGATAATATATTAGAAGAGTTAAATAATTTAGGAGAAAAAGCTTTCATAATAGGGCATGTAGAAAAAGGGGATAATACATTATGTCTAAAATAG
- the purN gene encoding phosphoribosylglycinamide formyltransferase, protein MSKIAVLVSGSGTNLRKILENNIDVAVIISDRKCLSEDIAKEYNIPYFELERKNISNKILDILNDIDVELIVLAGFLSIIKGDILDKYENRIINIHPSLIPKYSGVGMYGMRIHEKVFENKETISGTTIHYVTKGVDEGKIIRQEIVDVREAKSPEEIQKLILEREWEIYPKTIKEILEERK, encoded by the coding sequence ATGTCTAAAATAGCAGTTTTAGTTTCAGGTAGTGGGACTAATTTAAGAAAAATATTAGAAAACAATATTGATGTTGCAGTTATTATTTCTGATAGAAAATGTTTATCAGAAGATATAGCAAAAGAATATAATATACCATATTTTGAACTTGAAAGAAAAAATATATCAAATAAGATACTCGATATACTTAATGATATTGATGTTGAGTTAATAGTACTTGCTGGTTTTCTTTCTATAATCAAAGGAGATATTTTAGACAAATATGAAAATAGAATAATTAATATACACCCTTCTTTAATACCTAAATATTCTGGAGTTGGAATGTATGGAATGAGGATACATGAAAAAGTATTTGAAAATAAGGAAACAATAAGTGGGACTACTATACATTATGTTACTAAGGGTGTAGATGAGGGGAAAATAATTAGACAAGAAATAGTTGATGTTAGAGAGGCTAAAAGTCCTGAAGAAATTCAAAAATTAATACTTGAAAGAGAATGGGAAATTTATCCTAAAACTATTAAGGAAATATTAGAGGAGAGAAAATAA
- the purH gene encoding bifunctional phosphoribosylaminoimidazolecarboxamide formyltransferase/IMP cyclohydrolase, whose product MMKRALISVYDKENILEIANFLEKRGVEIISTGGSYNYLKENNIKVIDISEVTNFPEMLDGRVKTLHPNIHGGILAIRDKEEHMKTIKEHNIDTIDYVIVNLYPFFEKVNEDITEAEKIEFIDIGGPSMLRSAAKSFEDVVVISDKEDYNLVIDEINEIGDVSLSTRKKLAAKVFNLTSAYDGAIFNFLNEEEFPKYLTISYTKESEMRYGENSHQMAAYYVDNTNDGAMKGFKQLNGKELSYNNIRDMDLAWKVVCEFDEIACCAVKHSTPCGVAIGSDVKDAYVKAYECDPVSIFGGIVAINREVDLQTAELLSKIFLEIVIAPKFTSDALEELKKKKNLRIIECLKKPIDKKEMVKVDGGMLYQDVDNILYSNLKVVTEKTVNDSEMKDLIFGLKVVKYVKSNGIVVAKDGKTLGIGAGEVSRIWAAEKALERSKKTSGAIMASDAFFPFEDVVELSAKYGISSIIQPGGSINDEKSIKACNMNNIAMVISEIRHFKH is encoded by the coding sequence ATAATGAAAAGAGCTTTAATTTCAGTGTATGATAAAGAAAATATTTTAGAAATTGCTAATTTTTTAGAAAAAAGGGGAGTTGAAATAATATCTACAGGTGGTAGCTATAATTATCTTAAAGAAAATAATATTAAAGTTATAGATATTAGTGAAGTAACAAATTTTCCAGAAATGTTAGATGGTAGAGTTAAAACATTACACCCTAATATACATGGTGGAATACTTGCAATAAGAGATAAAGAAGAACATATGAAAACTATTAAAGAACATAATATAGATACTATAGATTATGTTATAGTTAATCTTTATCCTTTTTTTGAAAAAGTTAATGAAGACATAACAGAAGCTGAAAAAATAGAGTTCATAGATATAGGTGGTCCAAGTATGCTTAGATCAGCTGCTAAATCATTTGAAGATGTAGTAGTAATTAGTGATAAAGAAGACTATAACTTAGTAATAGATGAAATTAATGAAATAGGAGATGTTAGTTTAAGTACAAGGAAAAAACTTGCAGCTAAAGTATTTAATTTGACTTCTGCTTATGATGGAGCAATATTTAATTTCTTAAATGAAGAGGAATTTCCTAAATATTTAACTATATCATATACTAAAGAAAGTGAGATGAGATATGGAGAAAATTCTCATCAAATGGCAGCATATTATGTAGATAACACAAATGATGGAGCTATGAAAGGATTTAAACAATTAAATGGAAAAGAACTTTCATATAATAATATTAGAGATATGGATCTAGCATGGAAAGTAGTTTGTGAATTTGATGAAATTGCTTGTTGTGCTGTTAAGCATTCTACTCCTTGTGGTGTTGCTATAGGTAGTGATGTAAAAGATGCATATGTTAAAGCATATGAATGTGATCCTGTATCTATTTTTGGAGGTATAGTTGCAATAAATAGAGAGGTTGATCTACAAACAGCTGAACTTTTAAGTAAAATATTTTTAGAAATAGTTATAGCACCTAAATTTACAAGTGATGCATTAGAAGAACTTAAGAAGAAAAAGAACTTAAGAATAATTGAATGTTTAAAAAAACCTATTGATAAAAAAGAAATGGTTAAAGTAGATGGAGGAATGCTTTATCAAGATGTAGATAACATTCTTTATTCAAACTTAAAAGTTGTAACTGAAAAAACAGTAAATGATTCAGAGATGAAAGATTTAATATTTGGATTAAAAGTAGTTAAATATGTAAAATCTAATGGAATAGTAGTTGCAAAAGATGGGAAAACTTTAGGAATAGGAGCTGGAGAAGTTAGTAGAATTTGGGCTGCTGAAAAAGCACTTGAAAGATCTAAAAAAACAAGTGGTGCAATAATGGCATCAGATGCATTTTTCCCATTTGAAGATGTAGTAGAATTATCTGCTAAATATGGAATTTCATCAATAATACAACCTGGAGGTTCTATTAATGATGAAAAATCAATAAAAGCATGTAATATGAATAATATTGCTATGGTAATTTCTGAAATCAGACACTTTAAACATTAA
- the purD gene encoding phosphoribosylamine--glycine ligase, producing the protein MKVLIIGSGGREDAIMWKIKQNSNVEKIYIKSSNDIFEIKDFALKEKIDLTIVGSEELLVKGIVDEFKNARLKIFGPDKKAAMLEGSKDFAKKFMKKHGVNTAKYESFTDKLKAIEYIKENRIYPIVIKASGLAAGKGVIIAENEYEAIRAINDIMENRIFGSAGDTLVIEEFLKGVEVSILSITDSNVILPFKSAKDHKKILEGEKGLNTGGMGVISPNPYYSEKVEKEFIEKILNPTLEGLKKEKMNFSGIIFFGLMITEKGVYLLEYNMRLGDPETQCLLPLMENDLIELINASLERKLDEIEIKWKDEHSCCVVAVSNGYPEHYEKGKEIKGIENIDKDSQVFLAGVKKESDKYYSNGGRVLNIVSQAKTREKAIEKAYEQLEKICFEGKYFRKDIGKV; encoded by the coding sequence ATGAAAGTATTGATAATAGGCTCAGGTGGTAGAGAAGATGCCATTATGTGGAAAATTAAACAAAATTCTAATGTAGAAAAAATATATATTAAATCATCTAATGATATATTTGAAATAAAAGATTTTGCTTTAAAAGAAAAAATAGATTTAACTATAGTTGGTAGTGAAGAACTATTAGTTAAAGGTATAGTAGATGAGTTTAAAAATGCGAGGTTAAAAATATTTGGACCTGATAAAAAAGCAGCTATGCTTGAAGGATCTAAAGACTTTGCTAAAAAATTTATGAAAAAACATGGAGTTAATACTGCGAAGTATGAATCATTTACAGATAAATTAAAAGCAATAGAATATATTAAAGAAAATAGAATCTATCCTATAGTTATTAAAGCAAGTGGATTAGCAGCAGGTAAAGGAGTAATAATAGCTGAAAATGAATATGAAGCCATAAGGGCTATAAATGATATTATGGAAAATAGGATTTTTGGATCTGCTGGAGATACATTAGTAATAGAAGAATTTTTAAAGGGAGTTGAAGTTTCTATACTCTCAATAACTGATAGTAATGTAATATTGCCATTTAAGTCTGCAAAAGATCATAAAAAAATATTAGAAGGTGAAAAGGGATTAAATACAGGTGGAATGGGTGTAATATCACCTAATCCATATTACAGTGAAAAGGTAGAAAAAGAATTTATAGAAAAAATACTTAATCCTACACTTGAAGGATTAAAAAAAGAAAAAATGAATTTTTCAGGTATAATATTTTTTGGATTGATGATAACAGAAAAAGGCGTATATTTACTTGAATATAACATGAGGTTAGGAGATCCTGAAACACAATGTTTATTACCTTTAATGGAAAATGATTTGATAGAATTAATTAATGCTTCTTTAGAAAGAAAATTAGATGAAATAGAAATTAAATGGAAAGATGAACATTCTTGTTGTGTAGTAGCTGTATCTAATGGGTATCCTGAACATTATGAAAAAGGTAAAGAAATTAAAGGTATAGAAAATATAGATAAAGATTCTCAAGTATTCTTAGCTGGGGTGAAAAAAGAAAGTGATAAATATTACAGTAATGGTGGTAGAGTGTTAAATATTGTATCTCAGGCTAAAACAAGAGAAAAAGCAATAGAAAAGGCATATGAACAACTTGAAAAAATATGTTTTGAAGGTAAGTATTTTAGAAAAGATATAGGAAAAGTGTAG
- a CDS encoding DUF2087 domain-containing protein, with protein MINNFFKNDRLIKIPKKYEAKLEVFKFFHDKFEYNKEYTEKEINEILKEYFDDYAVLRRYLIDFKYLKRDKNGKVYEKI; from the coding sequence ATGATTAATAATTTTTTCAAAAATGATAGGCTTATAAAAATACCTAAAAAATATGAAGCAAAATTAGAAGTATTTAAATTCTTTCATGATAAATTTGAATATAATAAGGAATATACAGAAAAAGAAATAAATGAAATATTAAAAGAGTATTTTGATGATTATGCAGTACTTAGAAGATATCTAATAGATTTTAAGTATTTAAAAAGAGATAAGAATGGAAAAGTTTATGAAAAAATATAA
- the pulA gene encoding type I pullulanase: MDKILKKIVFMFLLLMQMFMFAASTKVTIHYKPSENLEWDLWVWGDKAGGNAYAFDKEDEFGKYAEITLDGEHKKVGYIVRLSDWSKKDVAEDRFIDIQDGEAEVWVKSQDPKTYYSNPDKAPLIFNNVNLEISYYPVEKDAKKYRVKVWSEGGKAKYINLVKDGEKFIAKGNYEGKEITKLNFEITKRWWFFFEKKVDVAREITKIDESGNVKIYVNQEDKMIYKSEKSATKPKAIENASIDTMNSITVKTNKNFNLKKEIARGITTNFDNKIKEIVSLTDDEFQTNIFKIVFDNDLDLKNKNGEIMISSFGKSKVNLGAVVRDKSFDDFYAYDGKLGSIYTKDFTTIKVWAPTADFVNLLIYEGEKITRKAMTLGEKGVYSITLDGDRLGLVYQFEVGVNGEVNITNDPYTYGTTVNGGKSVVVNPIISNVDYPKLDNVIIYELHVRDLSSHPLSGIKNKGKFLGLTEKGTKTSRGQITGLDYIKSLGITHVELLPIYDFSSYSVDETNQFARYNWGYDPVNYNTPEGSYSTNPYDPNVRIEELQKMIDTLHKNNLGVIMDVVYNHVFSAGEHAFNKIVPGYYYRYDNEGNLTNGTGVGNDIASERKMVRKFIIDSAKYWAKTFKLDGFRFDLMGILDVETMKELRDEMKKINPNFFILGEGWDMGTLDPEMKASQNNANKLEGIAFFNDDFRDAVKGSTFGQIGKGFISGNLKQEERLFASIKGGEGIRTYSSPMQLIQYIEAHDNLTLFDQISRTNNTEDLETITRRHNLGTTIVLLSQGVPFIHAGQEFLRTKGGDENSYRSSDEVNRLDWELAKKNRASVELVRELIKIRKENPDFNLKTFDEVNKNISPIKVIDQLIAYTQADKIIAFNASGKNKELKIPNGKYIVLVKGNKASAKGLEEIEVKDGKVIIPMQSALVLKNK, from the coding sequence ATGGATAAAATATTAAAAAAAATAGTATTTATGTTTTTACTTTTAATGCAAATGTTTATGTTTGCTGCAAGTACTAAAGTAACTATACATTACAAACCAAGTGAAAATTTAGAATGGGATTTATGGGTATGGGGAGATAAGGCAGGAGGTAATGCATATGCCTTTGACAAAGAAGATGAATTTGGTAAGTACGCTGAAATTACTTTAGATGGTGAACATAAAAAAGTAGGATATATTGTAAGGCTTTCAGATTGGTCTAAAAAAGATGTAGCAGAGGATAGATTTATTGATATTCAAGATGGTGAAGCTGAAGTATGGGTTAAATCACAAGATCCTAAAACATATTATTCTAATCCAGATAAAGCACCATTAATTTTTAATAATGTTAATTTAGAAATTTCATATTATCCTGTAGAAAAAGATGCTAAGAAATATAGGGTGAAAGTTTGGTCAGAAGGTGGAAAAGCTAAATATATTAATTTAGTTAAAGATGGAGAAAAATTTATAGCTAAAGGAAATTATGAAGGTAAAGAAATAACTAAATTAAATTTTGAAATTACTAAAAGATGGTGGTTCTTCTTTGAAAAGAAAGTTGATGTTGCAAGAGAAATTACTAAAATAGATGAAAGTGGCAATGTAAAAATATATGTAAATCAAGAAGATAAGATGATATATAAATCAGAAAAATCAGCAACTAAACCAAAAGCTATTGAAAATGCTAGTATAGATACAATGAACTCTATAACAGTTAAAACTAATAAGAATTTTAATTTAAAAAAAGAAATAGCTAGAGGAATTACTACAAATTTTGATAATAAGATAAAGGAAATAGTTTCTTTAACTGATGATGAGTTTCAAACTAATATATTTAAAATAGTTTTTGATAATGATTTAGATTTAAAGAATAAAAATGGAGAAATAATGATATCTTCATTTGGAAAATCTAAAGTAAATTTAGGTGCTGTAGTTAGAGATAAAAGTTTTGATGATTTTTATGCATATGATGGAAAGCTAGGTTCTATATATACTAAAGATTTTACTACTATTAAAGTATGGGCTCCTACAGCTGATTTTGTAAATCTTTTAATATATGAGGGAGAAAAGATAACTAGAAAAGCTATGACTTTGGGAGAAAAAGGAGTATATAGTATAACTTTAGATGGAGATAGATTAGGGTTAGTTTATCAATTTGAGGTAGGAGTAAATGGAGAAGTAAATATTACTAATGATCCATATACTTATGGAACTACAGTAAATGGGGGAAAATCAGTAGTTGTTAATCCAATTATTTCAAATGTAGATTATCCAAAACTTGATAATGTAATAATATATGAATTACATGTAAGAGATTTATCATCACATCCATTAAGTGGAATAAAAAATAAAGGTAAATTTTTAGGATTAACAGAAAAAGGTACTAAAACATCAAGAGGTCAAATTACAGGACTTGACTATATTAAATCATTAGGAATTACACATGTTGAGCTTTTACCTATATATGATTTTAGTTCATATTCAGTAGATGAAACAAACCAATTTGCTAGATATAACTGGGGATATGATCCAGTAAATTACAATACGCCAGAAGGTTCATATTCAACTAATCCATATGATCCTAATGTTAGAATAGAAGAATTACAAAAAATGATAGATACTCTTCATAAGAATAATTTAGGTGTAATTATGGATGTTGTGTATAACCATGTATTTAGTGCAGGAGAACATGCATTTAATAAAATAGTTCCAGGTTATTATTATAGATATGATAATGAAGGAAACTTAACTAATGGTACTGGTGTAGGAAATGATATAGCTAGTGAAAGAAAAATGGTTAGAAAATTTATAATAGACAGTGCAAAATATTGGGCAAAAACATTTAAATTAGATGGATTCCGTTTTGATTTAATGGGGATACTTGATGTTGAAACTATGAAGGAATTAAGAGATGAAATGAAAAAAATTAATCCTAATTTCTTTATTTTAGGAGAAGGTTGGGACATGGGTACACTAGATCCTGAAATGAAAGCAAGTCAAAATAATGCAAATAAACTTGAAGGAATAGCTTTCTTCAATGATGATTTTAGAGATGCTGTTAAAGGATCTACATTTGGACAAATAGGGAAAGGATTTATTAGTGGTAATTTAAAACAAGAAGAAAGATTATTTGCTTCTATAAAAGGTGGAGAAGGTATAAGAACATACTCATCACCTATGCAATTAATTCAATATATTGAAGCTCATGATAATCTTACTTTATTTGATCAAATTAGTAGAACTAATAATACTGAAGATTTAGAAACTATAACTAGAAGACATAATCTTGGAACTACTATAGTTCTTTTATCTCAAGGTGTTCCATTTATTCATGCAGGACAGGAATTTTTAAGAACTAAAGGTGGAGATGAAAATTCATATAGATCAAGTGATGAAGTAAATAGACTTGATTGGGAACTTGCAAAAAAAAATAGAGCAAGTGTTGAGTTAGTTAGAGAATTAATTAAAATACGTAAAGAAAATCCTGACTTTAATTTAAAAACATTTGATGAGGTTAATAAAAATATATCACCTATTAAAGTTATAGATCAGTTAATTGCATATACCCAAGCTGATAAAATAATAGCATTTAATGCAAGTGGTAAAAATAAGGAACTTAAAATACCTAATGGTAAATATATAGTTCTTGTTAAAGGAAATAAGGCAAGTGCTAAAGGACTTGAAGAAATAGAAGTAAAAGATGGTAAAGTGATAATACCTATGCAATCTGCATTAGTACTTAAAAATAAATAG
- a CDS encoding IS91 family transposase, protein MYNSNKIKSIFSKYILTNSINSIKPYFDKKHIEHINHSIHNFLNCGNLSKGFISYRCSSCNFQHKMKLTCKSRLCPSCGYNYSVNWTNSILKQFINIPHRHVLFTVPKEFRKFIAYDRSILSKMSKAINDIFKYQFHNIKDKVKRKIYIPKSNPNYFTNSDIINYGLITVIHTFGRDLKFNPHIHAIISLGGFNKKFQYKELKYFHVPSIANQWKFSLCKLISNANYPNDIIKIQAKKAVSNVYDNDVRFFFNVAGNDINNPKYIIKYLGRYLSRVPIAEYKIVNIDFNKNSLTFKFEDLSNNKEVTYSTLSFKDFVAKVLFHLPLKYFKMINRYGFYARRISSKVKMSLFYLKAQVNKKSLSLFRKNFKELWDFDPFMCPHCNIYLKRYELFIDNGLSPPIHKFYN, encoded by the coding sequence ATGTATAATTCTAATAAAATTAAATCTATCTTCTCCAAATATATTTTAACAAATTCTATTAATTCTATCAAGCCATATTTTGATAAAAAACATATTGAACATATCAACCATTCCATTCATAATTTTCTTAACTGTGGTAATCTCTCTAAAGGCTTTATCTCTTATCGTTGTTCCTCTTGTAATTTTCAACATAAAATGAAACTTACTTGTAAATCTAGACTTTGTCCATCTTGTGGTTATAACTATTCTGTTAATTGGACTAATTCTATCTTAAAACAATTTATTAACATCCCTCATAGGCATGTCCTTTTTACTGTCCCTAAAGAATTTAGAAAATTTATTGCTTATGATAGATCTATTCTTTCTAAAATGTCTAAAGCTATTAATGATATTTTTAAATATCAATTCCATAATATCAAAGATAAAGTTAAAAGAAAAATATATATCCCTAAATCTAATCCTAATTACTTTACTAATTCTGATATTATTAACTACGGACTTATTACTGTTATTCATACTTTTGGTAGAGACCTTAAGTTTAATCCTCATATTCATGCCATCATCTCTCTTGGAGGTTTTAATAAAAAATTTCAATATAAAGAACTTAAATACTTTCATGTCCCCTCTATTGCTAATCAATGGAAGTTTTCTCTTTGTAAATTAATTAGTAATGCTAATTATCCTAATGATATTATTAAAATACAAGCTAAAAAAGCTGTATCTAATGTTTATGATAATGATGTTAGGTTCTTTTTTAATGTAGCTGGTAATGATATTAATAATCCTAAATACATTATTAAATATCTTGGTAGGTATTTATCAAGAGTTCCTATTGCTGAATATAAGATTGTTAATATTGATTTTAATAAAAATTCTCTTACATTTAAATTTGAAGATTTAAGTAATAATAAAGAAGTTACTTATTCTACTTTATCTTTTAAAGATTTTGTTGCTAAAGTGCTTTTTCATCTACCTTTAAAGTATTTTAAAATGATTAATAGATATGGTTTCTATGCTAGAAGAATTTCTTCTAAAGTTAAAATGTCTCTATTTTATCTTAAAGCTCAGGTTAATAAAAAGTCTCTTTCTTTATTTAGGAAAAACTTTAAAGAACTTTGGGACTTTGACCCTTTTATGTGTCCTCATTGTAATATTTATCTTAAACGTTATGAACTATTTATTGATAATGGTCTTTCTCCTCCTATTCATAAGTTCTATAATTAA